GCAAAGCAAGATTTTGGAAGATATCTCAAAGCAGCAAAGACTTCAACTTTCCTTAAATTACAACATATTTGAAGACAATGTTGACAGATCAAAAAGTATTTTGAATCCTAACTATGTGTCAACAGGATTGAGACTTtcatatgatgatgatgagcTTAACTCAAGTGTTACTTCTGCTAGTGGCAAAATAACTGCCACATCTTCTATCATATTGTCTTTTGGTGACAATATCAGAACTGAACTTGATAGACAGCAAGAAGAGTTGGACCAATATATTAAACTTCAGGTAACATATCAATATGAatctttggttttttttttttaaggtctTATTGTTTTTATAGAGACTATGTTCGAATCTAAAAAATTAggcttaataaaaaatattatttgattatcAACGAAAGATCTAATAGTAACTAGTAATATAAATCACAAAATTggttcaaatataaaattttagagtggTCAGTATATAAAATTAAGGATATCAGtgcaattttttaaagtttaagcTATAGTATCGGAAAAATTTGAGACCTCTCTAATTGGAGTGTGTGCCAATCTTCTGATTGTATATATTGATTGTCGGCGCTGATTTAGTTTGTGGTCTTGATGGTTAGAGGTCTATAGGATTCAAAATTttcacattcaaaatattttgaaaatttcttttCATATTAACATATGTTATcttatgataaaatattaattttgtatgaTTCTTGTTTTACTTAATTTGCATTGTTTACAGAAGGaacaattgtcaaaaggagTAAGTGATATGAAGCAAAAACACATGACTTATCTCCTAACTTCCATTGAGAAAGATATCAATAAGAAGCTAAAAGAAAAAGATGCAGAGATAGAGAACATGAACCTCAAAAACAAGCATCTAACAGAGAGAATAAAGCAAGTGgcaattgaaaaacaaaactgGCATTATAGAGCAAAGTATAATGAATCAGTTGTGAATGTGTTAAGGAACAACCTTCAACAAGCAATTTCATATGGAAAGGAAGGGTTTGGAGACAGCGAAATCGACGATGTTGCGTCGTCGAACGTTTCGAGTGCGGCGATGAAATCTATTTACAAGAGATACCAAGACATGGATAATCTTTCTTGCAAATCATGCAAAGAAAATGAGGTTTGTGTGATGTTGATGCCTTGTAGGCACCTTTGTTTGTGTAAAGATTGTGATGCATTTGTCAATGTTTGTCCATTATGTCGATTGATAAAAACGGCTAGTATAGAGGTATATCTTGCTTAATTTAGGCTAagtgattaataaattttagtagaaaaaaaaattatttgagaaGTTAGAATATAAACCttaaatagaataattattaattaaaatttatgtattcaAAACTCTTTTATGTGTGATTTATTTGTCAAAATTTTGTGTTCTAAGTGAAAGTATTTGGCACCAAGAAAATGGATTGCATACAAGGATATTTTACCAAGTTTCTATTCAACGACCTTCATTATATGCAAGGATATTTTCATGATAGGCAAATATGAGTCACTGTTAtattaactacttttaaaatatcacttaaaaaaattactttgaaaaaatttaatataattatttattatatatcattCATTTAATTCAATGTAACTAGTTgaataaatatacatttaaaatGGACAATTTAGTTAATCttgacttatattttatatgaaattttaaaaattaattaatactcatgaaaattattatttgtttataataatagatGGAGAGAGTACTTATTAGTCACTCAGTAgttagagctgtcaatttgacaaatcCCTAATTATTCGCTCCAGCCCACATGTTGGAGAggccaaaaaaatttataatgtaaAAGGCCTCTAAAAAGATAGCCCCCAACACTAAAAACCCTTAAAATTTTGCGGGCCTATGAGCTCacgttttaaaaaataaaaatcgatctcttttttgaaaaaaaattttgacaattattttttaattttttcactgataaaaattttttgattttttttcgataaaaagttatttacaatttttttcaaaatcttttttttttattcgagaaaaaaaaaaacaattttttttgagaacttttttatttatttttctcataatttgttgagaaaaaaaaataagtttcaaaaatttttcaagaaaaaaatctcaaaattaacaaaatattgggggtCTATAAGCCTCATGAGTCCCCTCACTTaagccccatgaaataatgagccgatactttataaaaattattttgatagcgagcctaataaaagaaaaatttgatgGGACATTAAAGTTGAGGACTTTTTTGACAAGCTCTATCACTAACCATGTTAGTGATATGTTCTAATGTCCGGCTCAAGGAGAAGACAAAGCTACCGCTTTagactttaaatatttttaagacttaaatttatactttttatttaattaatattaaaaaaaattagtctttAGAGTATACATTTCACTCTACTTTTAgtactaattaatttaataaaaaattacacaatCACAtgaatgtatttaatatttacttttccatgaaaaaattattttggggATTCTATCATGCACCCCACAGCTGTACCTGCCATCCCGTATCAacgtgaaaatacaattttgtcatTTACGAAAATATACTTTTTAGAAAACACACCTttgaaattaaaagtaaatga
This region of Cicer arietinum cultivar CDC Frontier isolate Library 1 chromosome 8, Cicar.CDCFrontier_v2.0, whole genome shotgun sequence genomic DNA includes:
- the LOC101495063 gene encoding E3 ubiquitin-protein ligase BOI isoform X2, which codes for MFGGNNENYVLPEFLDETQFQCQNNAANHLQMFENLQVGCNVDLVNFESEHIDSTILPNKQSKILEDISKQQRLQLSLNYNIFEDNVDRSKSILNPNYVSTGLRLSYDDDELNSSVTSASGKITATSSIILSFGDNIRTELDRQQEELDQYIKLQKEQLSKGVSDMKQKHMTYLLTSIEKDINKKLKEKDAEIENMNLKNKHLTERIKQVAIEKQNWHYRAKYNESVVNVLRNNLQQAISYGKEGFGDSEIDDVASSNVSSAAMKSIYKRYQDMDNLSCKSCKENEVCVMLMPCRHLCLCKDCDAFVNVCPLCRLIKTASIEVYLA
- the LOC101495063 gene encoding E3 ubiquitin-protein ligase BOI isoform X1, which gives rise to MMLEYLMLPIHNLSYIYKLSHSISFYRVMFGGNNENYVLPEFLDETQFQCQNNAANHLQMFENLQVGCNVDLVNFESEHIDSTILPNKQSKILEDISKQQRLQLSLNYNIFEDNVDRSKSILNPNYVSTGLRLSYDDDELNSSVTSASGKITATSSIILSFGDNIRTELDRQQEELDQYIKLQKEQLSKGVSDMKQKHMTYLLTSIEKDINKKLKEKDAEIENMNLKNKHLTERIKQVAIEKQNWHYRAKYNESVVNVLRNNLQQAISYGKEGFGDSEIDDVASSNVSSAAMKSIYKRYQDMDNLSCKSCKENEVCVMLMPCRHLCLCKDCDAFVNVCPLCRLIKTASIEVYLA